The nucleotide sequence TGAACACCCGGCGCCGCCCGAGGATGTCGCCCGCCCGGCCGCCCAGCAGCAACAGGCCGCCGAACGTGAGCGTGTAGGCGTTGATCACCCACGACAGGCTCGTGGTCGAGAAGTTCAGCGCGCTCTGGATGTGCGGCAGCGCGATGTTCACGATGGTGATGTCCAGCACCACCATCAGCTGGCAGGACGCGAGGACGAGAAGCGCGATGCCTTTGCGTCCGCCGCTTGGTGCGTCGTCGGCGGCGGTCGGGGCGGTCGGTGATTGCGCCATGAGCGGCCCATCCGAGTCGGCCGGAATCCGGGACGTGCGGCGTCACCGGGGCCCGACTGCACTGCCGAGGTACGCGCCTCCACGACGGTAACCCGGGGTGGTCGCGGGCGCCCGCCGTGCGCCACGCGCCGCCGCGGACACACGGCCGGAGGACGCCCCCGGCCCCGCGCGGACGACGCCGTGCCGGGCCCGCTCGGGCGGTGACCGGCGCGCCCGGCCCGTCGCCCGGCCGTTCCGCCGAGGCGGGCCCGGGCCGGTGTCGCGTGCCCGGACGCCGCCGCGACCGCCGCCGCGCGTCGCGGGCCGGATGCCGCCCGCGGTCGGCGGCGCGTTACTCCGCGCGGAGTAACGCGGGCCGCGTCACACCGACCGCAGTAACGGCCTTCTCCGCCGCCGGCCCGACGATCCGCCGCCCACCCGCCGAGAGCCTGGACACACGGGTCGCGCCGGGCACGCAAGCACGCGAGTCACGCGGCACGCGACGTATCGGCCGCGCATCGGCGGCGCATCGGCGGCAAGGGGAAGGCGGGCCATGGTCACGGCGGAACAGCCCCCACGCACACGGCGGTGGGTCTGGGGAGTGCTCACCCTCTGGGTCGTGCTCGCGGCGGCCCTCGTGCCGTTCGCGGGCAAGCTCGGCGACGAGCAGAAGGACGAAATCGTCTCCTACCTGCCCGGCAGCGCGCAGTCGACCGACGCCGCGCGCGTCCTCGCGGACATGCCCGGCGGCGACACCACCGACCTGTCCCTCGTCTACCACCGCGACGACGGACTGACCGCCGACGACCGCGCGCTGGCCGCCGACCAGGCCCGCGAGGTCACCGGGCTCTTCGCACCGGTCGGGACGCCCGTCCCGCACGCGGAGACCTCCGGCGACGGGCGCACGCTCGTCTACGCCTTCCGGATCGACGAGGACGCCGGCGAACCCGCCGACGTGGTCGCCGACGTCCGCGACGTGACCGACCGGCACCCGGGCGGACTCGACGTGTGGGTCGGCGGCCCCGGCGCCACCGACGCCGACATGCAGGAGGTCTTCGCCTCGATCGACGGCACCCTGATGATCGCCACGCTGCTCGTCGTGACGATCCTGCTGGTCCTCACGTACCGCAGCCCGTTCCTGTGGCTCGTGCCGCTGGTGTGCGTCGGCGTCGCCGAGGTGACCACGCGCGCGGTCGTCTACCTGCTCGCCCACGCCGGCGGCGTCACCGTCACCGGGCAGAGCGGCGGCATCATGACCGTGCTCGTCTTCGGCGCGGGAACCGACTACGCGCTCCTGCTGATCGCCCGCTACCGCGAGGAACTGCGGCGCACCCCCCGCCCGATCGACGCCATGGCCACCGCGCTGCGCGGCTGCGGCCCGGCGCTCGTCGCGTCCGCCGGAACCGTCGTCGCCGGCCTGCTGTGCCTGCTCGCCGCCGACATGAACAATCTGCGCGGCCTCGGCCCGGTCGGGGCGGTCGCGGTCGTGTGCGCGCTCGCCGTCATGACGACGCTGCTGCCCGCCCTGCTCGTCCTGCTGGGCCGCCGCGTCTTCTGGCCGCTGATCCCGGCGTACGGCAGCACCGCACAGGCCGGGTTCGGCGTGTACGCCCGCATCGGCGCGTTCGTGTCCCGCCGCCCGGTCGGCGTCGTCGCGCTCGGCACGGTCCTGCTCGGCGCCCTGGCCGTCGGCACGCTCAACCTGCCCGGCGAACTGCGCCCGGCCGACGGCTTCACCACGAAGCCCGATTCCGTCGTCGCCGGGCAAACCCTCGGCGAGGCCTTCCCCGAGCGCGCCACGCAGCCCATCACCGTCGTCGCCCGCACCGACCGCGCGGACGCCGCCGTCGCGGCGGCCGACGCGACCGAGGGCGTCGCCGACGCCGCGGCCCGGCGGACCGCCGGCGGCTGGACCGAAATCGCGGTCTTCGCCACCGACCGGCCCGAATCCCCCGGCGAGGAGGCGACCGTCAAGCGGCTGCGCGCCGTCCTCGCCGACGTCGACGGCGCCGACGCCGCCGTCGGCGGGCCC is from Yinghuangia sp. ASG 101 and encodes:
- a CDS encoding MMPL family transporter, which gives rise to MVTAEQPPRTRRWVWGVLTLWVVLAAALVPFAGKLGDEQKDEIVSYLPGSAQSTDAARVLADMPGGDTTDLSLVYHRDDGLTADDRALAADQAREVTGLFAPVGTPVPHAETSGDGRTLVYAFRIDEDAGEPADVVADVRDVTDRHPGGLDVWVGGPGATDADMQEVFASIDGTLMIATLLVVTILLVLTYRSPFLWLVPLVCVGVAEVTTRAVVYLLAHAGGVTVTGQSGGIMTVLVFGAGTDYALLLIARYREELRRTPRPIDAMATALRGCGPALVASAGTVVAGLLCLLAADMNNLRGLGPVGAVAVVCALAVMTTLLPALLVLLGRRVFWPLIPAYGSTAQAGFGVYARIGAFVSRRPVGVVALGTVLLGALAVGTLNLPGELRPADGFTTKPDSVVAGQTLGEAFPERATQPITVVARTDRADAAVAAADATEGVADAAARRTAGGWTEIAVFATDRPESPGEEATVKRLRAVLADVDGADAAVGGPTAERMDQDTAVARDRKIVVPIVLAAVLLILIVLLRGLIGPLLLVAAVALVWAASLGLGALFFEPVFGFAGADPGLPLLSFVFLVALGVDYGIFLMHRMREEAAAGKPSDEAVVTALTATGGVIASAGFVLAATFSVLTVLPLVMMVELGFVVAVGVLLDTFLVRGFLVTGASTLLGRYVWWPGPLARREKAPAPDEPADTSPMMAR